tatatatatatattcattcgtGTGTGATCAAACCAGAGActccatgtttttttgttttttttgttaataatctcatgatgatgtcaccagGTTGCGGCTCTCCCGCCATCCCTCCCGTCATCACCGGATACTCTCGTATCGTGAACGGTGAGGAGGCGGTGCCTCACTCCTGGCCCTGGCAGGTGTCCCTGCAggtaaacacatacacacatacacacacacacacacacacacacacacacacacacacacacacacacagattgtgTTAATAATAAACTTGTGGTCTcactcttgttgttgttgtttcaggaTTACACCGGCTTCCACTTCTGTGGTGGCTCTCTCATCAATGAAAACTGGGTAGTGACAGCCGCTCACTGCAATGTCAAGTGAGTAGATCTTTCACCTGCTctttcaggtgttttttttctttttaaatggcCGCCTCATTTCTATGTCCTTTTCCCTGCAGGACGTCCCACCGCGTGATCCTCGGAGAACACGACCGCTCCTCCAACGCTGAGAACATCCAGGTCATGAAGGTCGGCAAGGTGGGTGACCATCAGCTTCTGGTCTCATGGCGGCGTCTTCATCATGTGTGTTCGCCAATCATAACGATGTCATTTTCTTTTCAGGTGTTCAAGCACCCCCGCTACAACGGCTTCACCATCAACAACGACATCCTGCTCATCAAGCTGGCCAGCCCCGCCCAGATGAACGTGCGTGTTTCCCCAGTGTGTGCGGCCGAGACCGGAGACGACTTCCCCGGAGGCATGAAGTGTGTGACCAGCGGCTGGGGCCTGACCCGCCACAACGGTGAGAGCACCTGGCCAATCAGAGGAGAGTGGGGGCGGGGCTTGTAGAGGGAAGCAGCAGTGAGACGTTTTAACAGTGATGGTTATCAGTATCAGATTCTGAATTGGTTTCTTAGtcagaaggaaggaaggaagtcaTGGGAGGTCACTGGGTCCGGCTCAGGGGTGTCACTGGATCCGGCTCAGAGATGTCACTGGATCCGGCTCAGAGGTGTTACTGGATCCAGTCACAAGAAGATCACAACAAAGCCAACATGTTGTGTTTCAGACCACGATGGATCCACCATGACATACTTTGACCACAGGGGGGCAGCATGCAGAGCTCCAGCTCAGACTGATGTttgaagtgtttgtgtgttgcagcTCCCAACACCCCCGCCCTGCTGCAGCAGGCCGCCCTCCCCCTGCTGACCAATGAGCAGTGCCGTCGTTTCTGGGGCAACAAGATCAGCAACCTGATGATCTGCGCCGGAGCCTCCGGAGCCTCCTCCTGCATGGTGGGTGGTGGTGCAGACGTAAATCAGATGTTAATCGTGTTGATCCTGAGGTCGGGTTGTTAatattgtgttgtttgtttttgttcaggGCGACTCTGGCGGTCCTCTGGTCTGTCAGAAGGCCGGAGCCTGGACTCTGGTCGGCATCGTGTCCTGGGGCAGTGGAACCTGCACTCCCACAATGCCTGGCGTGTACGCCCGCGTCACCGAGCTCCGCGCCTGGATGGATCAGACCATCGCTGCCAACTGAGCAGTTTCAACCTGATCATCAATAAAAACCCAGAAACTCTGAAACAGATCTTCCGTTGATATTTGTTCATGTTGGTTCATACTGAATGTAAAGAAATAC
This window of the Sebastes fasciatus isolate fSebFas1 chromosome 2, fSebFas1.pri, whole genome shotgun sequence genome carries:
- the LOC141781394 gene encoding chymotrypsin A-like translates to MAFLWILSCLAFAGAAYGCGSPAIPPVITGYSRIVNGEEAVPHSWPWQVSLQDYTGFHFCGGSLINENWVVTAAHCNVKTSHRVILGEHDRSSNAENIQVMKVGKVFKHPRYNGFTINNDILLIKLASPAQMNVRVSPVCAAETGDDFPGGMKCVTSGWGLTRHNAPNTPALLQQAALPLLTNEQCRRFWGNKISNLMICAGASGASSCMGDSGGPLVCQKAGAWTLVGIVSWGSGTCTPTMPGVYARVTELRAWMDQTIAAN